In Scleropages formosus chromosome 20, fSclFor1.1, whole genome shotgun sequence, a single window of DNA contains:
- the LOC108931921 gene encoding pancreatic secretory granule membrane major glycoprotein GP2-like, translating to TTTSTTTLETTTDPPVTTTPTTTSDNLPAGVGHYQMSMIPYLDAEFQQPFTGSGMEMALNRSVYVAVQVEGVDSRQISTVIDSCWATPINDPLSSVRWDLIVQECPNPADGTVEILQNGVSTSSHFSFKMFTFTSNSTTIFLHCQIHLCVLSGNNCSTSCYPGNQRVQRSVKFQDTSSM from the exons accaccacatctacaaccactttgGAGACCACTACTGATCCCCCAgtcaccaccacacctacaaccacttcggacaACCTACCAGCAGGTGTTGGCCACTACCAAATGAGCATGATTCCTTATCTTGACGCAGAGTTCCAACAGCCCTTCACAGGTTCTGGGATGGAGATGGCTCTGAACCGGTCGGTGTACGTGGCTGTACAGGTGGAAGGAGTGGACAGCAGGCAGATCTCGACAGTGATTGACTCCTGTTGGGCCACCCCCATTAATGACCCTCTAAGCAGTGTGCGTTGGGACCTTATTGTGCAGGA GTGCCCCAATCCTGCTGACGGGACTGTGGAGATTCTGCAGAATGGTGTGTCCACCAGTAGCCATTTCTCGTTCAAGATGTTCACATTCACTTCAAACTCCACCACCATTTTCTTGCATTGCCAGATTCACTTGTGTGTGCTCAGCGGGAACAACTGCTCCACG TCCTGCTATCCTGGGAATCAAAGAGTTCAGAGGTCCGTTAAATTCCAGGACACTTCTTCCATGTAA